From a single Bos indicus isolate NIAB-ARS_2022 breed Sahiwal x Tharparkar chromosome 11, NIAB-ARS_B.indTharparkar_mat_pri_1.0, whole genome shotgun sequence genomic region:
- the SFTPB gene encoding pulmonary surfactant-associated protein B, producing MAKSHLLPWLLLLPILCGPGTAAAITYSLACAQGPEFWCQSLEQALQCRALGHCLQEVWGHVEADDLCQECENISRLLTKMAKEAIFQDSVRKFLEQECDVLPLKLLAPLCRHLLDTYFPLIIEHFQSHMNPKFICQHVGLCKPRHPEPGKGPEPWGPLLDKLALPLLPGVPQAKPGPQTQDLSEQLFPIPIPYCWLCRTLIKRIQAVIPKGVLAMTVAQVCHVVPLLVGGICQCLVERYSVILLDTLLGRMLPQLVCGLVLRCSSEDSAGPALPALGSVPGEWLPQDSDCQLCMFVTTQAGNSSEQATPQAMRQACLGTWLDRQKCERFVEENAPRLQTLVSSGWDAHMACQALGTCAAPFSPLQCVHSPHF from the exons ATGGCCAAGTCACACCTGCTTCCATGGCTTCTGCTGCTGCCCATACTCTGTGGTCCAGGCACTG CTGCTGCGATCACCTATTCCCTGGCCTGTGCCCAGGGCCCCGAGTTCTGGTGTCAAAGTCTGGAGCAAGCATTGCAGTGCAGAGCCCTAGGGCACTGCCTGCAGGAAGTCTGGGGACATGTGGAAGCC GATGACCTGTGCCAGGAATGTGAGAACATCTCCCGCCTCCTCACCAAGATGGCCAAGGAGGCCATTTTCCAG GACTCAGTGCGCAAATTTCTGGAGCAGGAGTGCGATGTCCTTCCGCTGAAACTGTTGGCGCCCCTGTGTCGCCACCTGCTGGACACCTATTTCCCTCTGATCATTGAGCACTTCCAGAGCCATATG AACCCGAAGTTCATCTGTCAGCACGTGGGCCTATGCAAGCCCAGGCACCCAGAGCCAGGGAAGGGGCCAGAGCCATGGGGCCCTCTGCTGGACAAGCTGGCCCTCCCCCTGCTGCCAGGGGTCCCCCAGGCCAAGCCTGGGCCTCAGACACAG GACCTCTCTGAGCAGCTGTTCCCCATTCCCATCCCCTACTGCTGGCTCTGCCGGACTCTGATTAAACGGATCCAGGCTGTGATTCCCAAG GGTGTTCTGGCCATGACTGTGGCCCAGGTGTGCCACGTGGTCCCCCTGCTGGTGGGCGGCATCTGCCAGTGCCTGGTTGAGCGCTACTCGGTCATCCTCCTGGACACGCTGCTAGGCCGCATGCTGCCCCAGCTGGTCTGCGGCCTCGTCCTCCGGTGCTCCAGTGAGGACAGCGCTGGCCCAG ccctccctgccctggggTCCGTGCCTGGAGAATGGCTGCCACAAGACTCTGACTGCCAGCTCTGCATGTTTGTGACCACCCAGGCAGGGAACAGCAGTGAGCAGGCCACGCCACAGGCAATGCGCCAGGCCTGCCTGGGCACCTGGCTGGACAGGCAAAAG TGTGAGCGGTTCGTGGAGGAGAACGCGCCCCGGCTGCAGACTCTGGTGTCCAGTGGCTGGGATGCCCACATGGCCTGCCAG GCCCTGGGGACATGTGCGGCTCCGTTCAGTCCTCTCCAGTGTGTCCACAGCCCCCACTTCTGA